A window of Mixophyes fleayi isolate aMixFle1 chromosome 10, aMixFle1.hap1, whole genome shotgun sequence contains these coding sequences:
- the EMC8 gene encoding ER membrane protein complex subunit 8: protein MPNFKLTTQAYCKMMLHSAKHPACSVNGILVAEKQKRRESHSQVLFVDCVPLFHGSIALSPVLEVALTLIDTWCKENSYVIAGYYQANERLKDGSPNQVAERIASRIAEGFNDAALIMVDNSKLSLDCVYPSIHVYEHHDNKWRSRDLHEDVFEDWPEAQRISASLIDSQSYETLVDFDSHLDDLRNDWANSEINKSIIHLC from the exons ATGCCCAACTTTAAGTTAACGACACAAGCGTACTGCAAAATGATGCTGCACAGCGCCAAGCATCCGGCCTGCTCTGTAAACGGCATCCTGGTGGCAGAGAAACAGAAGCGCAGAGAAAGTCATTCACAGGTGCTGTTTGTGGACTGTGTCCCGCTCTTCCACGGTTCAATAGCTCTGTCCCCGGTGCTGGAGGTGGCTCTGACCCTG ATTGATACTTGGTGTAAAGAAAACAGTTATGTGATTGCTGGATACTATCAAGCCAATGAGCGCCTAAAGGACGGCAG TCCTAACCAGGTTGCTGAGAGAATCGCTTCCAGGATTGCAGAGGGATTTAATGATGCAGCTCTAATAAtg GTGGATAACTCTAAATTATCGCTGGATTGTGTATATCCTTCAATTCATGTGTACGAGCATCATGATAATAAGTGGAGAAGCAGAGATCTGCACGA GGACGTGTTTGAAGACTGGCCAGAAGCTCAGAGGATATCCGCTTCTCTCATCGACAGCCAGTCTTACGAGACCCTCGTGGATTTTGACAGCCACCTTGACGACCTACGTAATGACTGGGCCAACTCGGAAATCAATAAGTCCATTATCCATCTATGTTAA